In the Anaerolineae bacterium genome, AGGACCGCCCGGAAGTCGCGCAGTACAGCGGTCAAATGGGCCAGGTCGTTCACATGAGGGATGGAGTTGCCCAGACAAAGGAGGGCATCAAAGGGGCCGGCGGTCTTTTCCGCCAGCTCGCCGAAGCCGGCGGCTACAAACTCGGCGTGGACGCCGGCCTGTTCGGCGTTGCGGCGCGCCGCCTCCACCATGGGCTGGCTGAGGTCGGCCCCGACGACGTCAAAGCCGGCCTTCGCCAGGGCAATGGCGTGCTGGCCGGTGCCGCAGGCGGCATCCAGCACCCGGCGCGCACCGGCATCCGCCAGCAGTTTTTCCAGAAAGGGCAGTTCGAAGGCCAGACGCGCCGGCCAATCCACAAAGCGGTCATATACCGCGCTGAGCTGGTCGTACAGGGGGACCCGGCTCATGCCGCTCCCTTGGCCGGCATGGAATCCGCAGTAGGATTCGGCCGCTCCTTGACCAACTGTTGGTACTTCTGGGCGCCGATGCACTGCTCCGCGTATTTGCACCAGTCAATGCAGGAAGCCCCGCGCTCGCGCGCCACGATTCGCCGGCAGGAGGGACAGCGCGCCAGCAGTTCGTCGGACCAGATTTCAATTTCCGCGTGGCAGTAGGGGCACTCGATATATTCCGGCTTCACGTCCTTGAATATATTCGCCCCAGGACACCCCTTGTACAACGCCATGACAAGCTCCTTTCCCGGCACCGCGCCGGCCGCCGGCCCTTATCCGTGAATCAGGATGGGCAGGCAGTGTGTGCACACCCACAGGCTCTGGCCGGCCTTGCGCACCGGCAGAAGCGCCTGTGTCTCCTCGCTGGCCCCACAAATGAAACAGCGCTGAGCGATATATACCCTCCCGCGCTCCTCCATGCGCTGATGCGCGGCCTCCTCGTCGAAGGCCGGCGCCTCGCGCACCTCGATGGACAGCGCGCCGGTCGGGCACACCGAAAGGCAGAAGCCGGCGCCGTCGCACAGCTCCTCCCGCACCACGCGCGCCTTCCCGTTCACCAGCTCAATGGCGCCCTCGGCGCAGGGGGTGACGCACAGTCCACAGCCGTTACACAGGCTTTCGTCAATGCGCACAATCTGCCGCTTCGTGCGGGCGTGTATATGTTCCATAACGTTATGGCTCCTCAGTGATAGTCTGCATGGATTCCCGGCCGCGGGCCGCCGGCGCGATGACTACCTCGAAGTACAGCGAAACCGCTCCCTCCGGGCAGACGTTCTCGCACACGCCGCAGTAGGTGCACTGCTCGCCGGCGCTGAAGTGCACGCGCCCTTCCACAATGCTCACCGCATGCGACGGACAGCGCTCCACACACTCCCCACAGCCCGTGCAAATATTCTCGTCAACGACTGGTAATACGATCGGCACCCGGTTCATGGGCATCCCTGTGTCACTCTTTGGTGAATATTGTACCTTTGCTTCATGAGAAAT is a window encoding:
- a CDS encoding class I SAM-dependent methyltransferase translates to MSRVPLYDQLSAVYDRFVDWPARLAFELPFLEKLLADAGARRVLDAACGTGQHAIALAKAGFDVVGADLSQPMVEAARRNAEQAGVHAEFVAAGFGELAEKTAGPFDALLCLGNSIPHVNDLAHLTAVLRDFRAVLRSGGMLLLQQRNFDMVLRRRERFLPPQVHTAGEDEWLFFRYYDFLEDGRLRFNMVMVHRSPAGDTCQMESTLLLPLTSDQLLPACADAGFTDLVLYGSMKGEPFDPEHSSDLVLVGRAGG
- a CDS encoding phosphohydrolase; translated protein: MALYKGCPGANIFKDVKPEYIECPYCHAEIEIWSDELLARCPSCRRIVARERGASCIDWCKYAEQCIGAQKYQQLVKERPNPTADSMPAKGAA
- a CDS encoding 4Fe-4S binding protein, with protein sequence MEHIHARTKRQIVRIDESLCNGCGLCVTPCAEGAIELVNGKARVVREELCDGAGFCLSVCPTGALSIEVREAPAFDEEAAHQRMEERGRVYIAQRCFICGASEETQALLPVRKAGQSLWVCTHCLPILIHG
- a CDS encoding 4Fe-4S binding protein, producing the protein MPIVLPVVDENICTGCGECVERCPSHAVSIVEGRVHFSAGEQCTYCGVCENVCPEGAVSLYFEVVIAPAARGRESMQTITEEP